In the Hordeum vulgare subsp. vulgare chromosome 7H, MorexV3_pseudomolecules_assembly, whole genome shotgun sequence genome, one interval contains:
- the LOC123410809 gene encoding uncharacterized protein LOC123410809, with translation MGIDETRSWSIEEAKEELACAGNRTRRPGARAAPVSARSRREGRAAHVRPSRPRPRRSLTPEVAAAACCRACVHGPCVLTAAVCYRACVVAAACSRRRHMLSRAHGGRRLRLHAAAIANHEVQCLYQFLHKSLADFFVYMPTRCLMKIQPGYRGRLLLFYAFLCTQ, from the exons ATGGGGATCGACGAAACCAGGTCGTGGTCGATCGAAGAAGCCAAAGAGGAGCTAGCGTGTGCTGGCAACCGCACGCGTCGTCCCGGAGCTCGCGCCGCCCCCGTCTCTGCCAGGAGCCGGAGAGAAGGTCGCGCCGCTCACGTCCGCCcctcccgcccccgcccccgccgttCGTTGACGCCCGAGGTCGCAGCCGCCGCGTGCTGCCGTGCGTGCGTGCATGGACCGTGTGTGCTGACTGCAGCCGTGTGCTATCGCGCGTGCGTGGTGGCCGCTGCGTGCAGCCGCAGGCGTCACATGCTGTCGCGCGCGCATGGTGGCCGACGGCTGCGGCTGCACGCAGCGGCCATAGCTAACCATGAAGTTCAATGCCTCTATCAATTTCTCCACAAATCTCTTGCAG ATTTTTTTGTGTATATGCCTACAAGGTGCTTGATGAAAATCCAACCAGGCTACAGGGGAAGATTACTTCTTTTTTATGCTTTTCTGTGTACTCAAtaa